One window from the genome of Microbulbifer sp. ALW1 encodes:
- the argF gene encoding ornithine carbamoyltransferase: MAVRHFLTLLDLSKEELHGVIERAIELKALRNQGVATEPFRNKVLGMIFEKSSTRTRVSFEAGMAQMGGSALFLSPRDTQLGRGEPIEDSARVISRMVDMVMIRTFGHNVLERFAEYSKVPVINALSDSYHPCQLLADLQTYVEHRGSPEGKVVAWVGDGNNMCHSYINAARQCDFELRIACPEGYDPDASILAAAGDRVTVVRNPADAVRGADWVATDVWASMGQETEQQIRIKAFDGFLVDHELMSHANSDAIFMHCLPAHRGEEVSGELLEDDKISVVWDEAENRLHAQKALMEFLHDSSN; this comes from the coding sequence ATGGCAGTCAGACATTTTCTTACCCTCCTCGACCTGAGCAAGGAAGAACTGCACGGCGTGATCGAACGCGCCATCGAACTCAAGGCCCTGCGCAACCAGGGCGTGGCCACCGAGCCTTTCCGCAATAAAGTGCTGGGGATGATTTTCGAGAAGTCCTCTACCCGTACCCGCGTCTCATTCGAGGCCGGTATGGCGCAGATGGGGGGCAGCGCACTCTTCCTGTCTCCCCGCGATACCCAGCTGGGTCGCGGCGAGCCCATCGAAGACAGCGCGCGCGTGATTTCACGCATGGTCGATATGGTGATGATCCGTACCTTCGGCCACAACGTGCTGGAGCGCTTTGCCGAATACAGCAAGGTGCCGGTGATCAACGCCCTGTCCGACAGCTACCACCCCTGCCAGCTGCTGGCGGACCTGCAGACCTATGTGGAGCACCGCGGCAGTCCGGAAGGCAAAGTGGTGGCCTGGGTAGGTGACGGCAACAATATGTGCCACTCCTATATCAACGCCGCCCGCCAGTGCGACTTCGAGCTGCGCATCGCCTGCCCCGAGGGCTACGATCCCGACGCGAGCATTCTGGCCGCCGCCGGTGACCGGGTCACCGTGGTACGCAATCCGGCAGATGCCGTGCGCGGTGCCGACTGGGTAGCCACCGATGTGTGGGCCTCCATGGGCCAGGAAACCGAGCAGCAGATCCGCATAAAAGCCTTCGACGGCTTCCTGGTGGATCACGAGCTGATGAGCCACGCCAACAGCGATGCCATCTTCATGCACTGCCTGCCCGCCCACCGGGGCGAGGAAGTGAGTGGCGAACTGCTGGAAGACGATAAGATTTCCGTGGTGTGGGACGAAGCGGAGAACCGCCTGCACGCCCAGAAAGCCCTGATGGAGTTCCTGCACGACAGCAGCAACTGA
- a CDS encoding aspartate aminotransferase family protein, with protein MATPALMQNYGNRTLTLVRGEGNYVWDDAGRRYLDAISGIAVCGLGHCHPAVTEALQDQANTLLHVSNLYNIPAQEQLADKLVGLSGMDNVFFSNSGAEANEAAIKLARKLGNERGYACPKIIVTEGAFHGRTLATLTATGNAKVQQGFAPLPEGFLRVPFNDVAAIEQLIAEHDEIVAILVEPVQGEGGIRVPDADYLPRLRALCDQQDWLLMLDEIQTANGRSGKLFAYQHCDGLLPDVVTTAKGLGNGVPIGACLARGKAAELFTAGSHGSTFGGNPLACRAGLAVLNTLESEWLIERAEKLGTQLVDQLKSELAGCPHVTEVRGLGLLIGIELDRPCAELVDLARTQGLLINVTAGNVVRLLPPLTLSDAERNQIATTVAALVRDFAQQAA; from the coding sequence GTGGCCACTCCCGCACTCATGCAGAACTACGGCAATAGAACCCTTACCCTGGTCCGGGGTGAAGGCAACTACGTGTGGGACGACGCTGGACGACGATATCTCGATGCCATCTCCGGCATTGCCGTGTGCGGTCTTGGCCACTGCCACCCGGCGGTCACCGAAGCGCTGCAGGATCAGGCCAATACCCTGCTGCACGTGTCCAACCTGTACAACATTCCGGCCCAGGAGCAGCTGGCGGACAAGCTGGTGGGACTGTCCGGCATGGACAACGTGTTCTTTTCCAACTCCGGTGCGGAAGCCAATGAGGCGGCGATCAAGCTGGCGCGCAAGCTCGGCAACGAGCGCGGTTACGCCTGCCCCAAAATTATCGTGACCGAGGGCGCATTCCACGGTCGCACCCTGGCCACCCTTACTGCCACCGGCAATGCCAAGGTGCAGCAAGGGTTTGCCCCACTGCCCGAAGGTTTCCTGCGGGTACCCTTTAATGATGTCGCCGCGATCGAGCAGCTGATCGCCGAGCACGACGAGATCGTCGCCATCCTGGTTGAGCCAGTGCAGGGCGAAGGCGGTATCCGTGTGCCGGACGCCGACTACCTGCCACGCCTGCGCGCGCTCTGCGACCAGCAGGACTGGCTGTTGATGCTGGACGAGATCCAGACTGCCAATGGCCGCAGCGGCAAGCTGTTTGCCTACCAGCACTGCGACGGCCTGCTGCCGGACGTGGTCACCACCGCGAAAGGCCTCGGCAACGGCGTACCCATCGGCGCCTGCCTGGCCCGCGGCAAGGCGGCTGAACTGTTTACCGCCGGTAGTCATGGTTCCACCTTTGGCGGCAACCCGCTGGCGTGCCGTGCGGGGCTAGCAGTACTGAACACGCTGGAAAGTGAATGGCTGATCGAACGGGCCGAAAAGCTCGGCACCCAGCTGGTGGATCAACTCAAGAGCGAGCTGGCGGGCTGCCCCCATGTAACTGAAGTGCGCGGCCTCGGTTTGCTGATCGGCATCGAACTGGATCGCCCCTGTGCGGAGCTGGTGGACCTGGCCCGCACCCAGGGATTGCTGATCAACGTCACAGCTGGCAATGTGGTGCGCCTGTTGCCGCCGCTGACCCTCAGCGATGCCGAGCGCAACCAGATCGCCACTACCGTCGCCGCCCTGGTGCGCGACTTCGCCCAACAGGCCGCCTGA
- the grxD gene encoding Grx4 family monothiol glutaredoxin yields MDTLANIKQQIADNDILLYMKGSPNAPQCGFSMRASQAIMACGQRFAYVDILANPDIRAELPKYANWPTFPQLWVKQELVGGCDIIMEMHENGELKTLLEETAKGAEQGE; encoded by the coding sequence ATGGATACTCTGGCGAATATTAAGCAGCAGATCGCAGATAACGACATTCTGCTCTATATGAAAGGCAGCCCCAATGCGCCCCAGTGTGGTTTTTCCATGCGTGCATCCCAAGCGATCATGGCCTGCGGCCAGCGTTTTGCCTATGTAGACATTCTGGCCAACCCGGACATCCGCGCCGAGCTGCCCAAGTACGCCAACTGGCCGACGTTCCCGCAGCTGTGGGTAAAACAGGAGCTGGTCGGCGGCTGTGACATCATCATGGAGATGCATGAAAACGGCGAGCTGAAGACACTGCTGGAAGAAACTGCCAAGGGCGCAGAGCAGGGCGAGTAA